The segment AAGTGTTCCGCCTGGCGGGCCGGCTCGCGGTGCCCACGATCGTGATCGACGAGCGCGTGTTTCTCGGCTTCGGCGGGCACCGCGACGAGATCGAGGCGCTGGTGCGTGAGTAGGGTTTTGCTATACTCGCCTGTGCCGCTCGAGGATGTTGCCAGGACACGCCGGGGTAGCTCAGTGGTAGAGCAACTGATTCGTAATCAGTAGGTCGCGGGTTCAACTCCCGCCCCCGGCTCCACACATTTCGCATACTTCCCGCCCATCCTCTTTCCGAGCCTCCTTTCCGGTGCCAATCATGGTGCTACTGCGCTCCGGCTACCGGCGCGTCTTCGCCCGTCGTCGCGCGGGTGACCAGGCGCTCGATAGCCTGGCTCCGGTGCGAGGGCGACAGGTGGGCGTAGCGCGAGACCCTGGAGAGGGACCGCCAGCCGCCAAGCTCCTTGATCGTCAAGAGGTCCACGCCCTCCATAGTGAGGCGAGAGGCGAAGGTGTGACCCCGGGGAATCATGCAGTCGGAAATTGTCGATCCTGGCGGCTCTGGCGGCCTCTAGAAAGGCTTTCTCGGCCCAGCGGCGGTCATGGGGGCCTCCGACGCTGTTGGGGAAGACCAGGGCTGCCCCGTCCAGGGATCGTGGCCGTCGGGCAAGGATCGCGCGGACCGAGGAAGTCATGGGTACGTGGCGGCGCTCACCGTTTTTGGACCGGGGAATGGTCAGGCCGCCGGCCTTGAAATCCACGTCCCGCCAGCGAAGCCTTAGAAACTCGCTTTTGCGGAGACCCGTATGGAGCAGAAGAAGGACCCGTTGGCGGTCCTCGTCAGTAGCGAGCGCATCCAATAGCCGGGGCTCTTCTTCGTCTGTCAGGTAGCGGACCCGGCCGCTCGGCTCCCGGAGCAGCTTGATCCGCGCGAAGGGATTGCGCTCAGTCTTACCGTCCCGGATGGCGACGTTGTAGACGTGCTTGAGGAAGGCGAGTTCCCGGTTCACCGTGGCCGCGCTCACATTCTCCAGCCGCTCCGTCTTGACGCGCTCAAGATCGGCCGGCGTCACGTCCTCCAAGGTGCGACCGGGGAAGCGCTCGGTCCACATGGCCCCATAGCGCGCATCGTCCTTGTGGGAGCGCTTATAGCCCTTCGAGGCATTCAGGTATTCGCGGATCACATCGGCCAGAAGGAAGCTCGTGGGCCGGGGCTGATGTTTGGGGCACAGGCGCGCGCGTTCGTCGGCTTAGGTGGTGGTCGATCTTCTTTGCCAAGCTCCGGCGGTCTTCGGCCTCGTCGTTCGTCTGGCTCCTAGGTGGTTGCCGGGCTGATGTGTCGCCGGCCAAAGCCACCGACGGGTCTGAGAAGGTTCGGGCGGTGGCCCTTGATTGGATTCTGGGCGTTCTGGGCGCTGGTGTTGGTCTTAGCACTGGGCGGACTGTACGGACTGTGGTAGACCGCGTGAGGTGACTCAGGTTCTCAGCCGGAGGACCGGCGGAGGTCGAGTCGGTGCTGGTGAGCCATCCGGCGGTGGCCGAGGCTGCGGCGATCGGCGTGCCCCACGAGATCAAGGGCGAGGCCGTGGTCTGCTTCGCCGTGCTGCGCCCCGGCATTGCGCCCAGCGAAACGCTGCGCGCGGAGATCTCGGACCTCGTCGCGCATCAAATGGGCAAGGCGCTCAAGCCCGAGCGCGTGCTCTTCGCGGCCGACCTGCCCAAGACCCGCAGCGCCAAGATCATGCGCCGGGTGATCCGCGCGACCCACCTCGGCAAGGATCCGGGCGATCTCTCCTCCCTCGACAATCCGGGCGGCGTCAGGGCCATCCCCTAGGCGCGCTGAGGTATCCGTCCCGGGAGCAGCACCACCGGGCGACGGCAAGCGTGACCATCCATCCTCCTGACTCTCCAAAATCCGTCGGTGATGTGACGACAAGCGCCATACAAAAGTGTGGCGGCAGCCTTGAGTGCTCCACAAGTAGCGGATTTTGTGGCATGTCCATCATCCGGCGACGACGGTACGTCGCTTGCTACACATTCACGGCCGGGGACCTATCATGCGCGTCAAATTGCGGCGGCCGGAGTCGCGTCGACGCCCACGGACCAAGGTCAACTGGCCGGTGGTCGTGGAGCTGGACGATCGGGTGCTTCACGGCGAGACGATTGACGTGAGTCAATTCGGCGTCAAGGTGCGCCTCGGGGAGCGGCTGGAAGACGCTTCGCTTGTGACGCTGCATCTCAACCCGCCCCAGGGGTGCCCCGTCGACGCCCGAGCGATCGTATGGCGAACGGATGACGACGGTTCAATCTTCCTCTTCCTCAAGAAGACGCCCGCCGTCCTTCTCCCAGGCAATGACAAGCACTCGCCGGCGCTGCGTGTTCTCACGATCCTGGTTGTCGACGATGATCCCAGCGTAGGCCCGTTGACGCGGGACATTCTCGGGTCCGCGGAATATCTTGTCCTCTTCACTGACGATCCGGTCGAAGCGATCCGGCTGGCCAGGCACCGGCCGGGTAACATTGATCTCCTGCTCGTGGACGTGGTCATGCCGTTGATGGACGGTCGAAAGCTCGCTCGACGTGTGCTCGACCTTCGCCCCAAGGTGAAGGTCTTGCTCATGACGGGATTCGAGATGTCCAGTCTCCGGGACACGGGATGGCCGGTCATCGCGAAGCCCTTCGGCATCACGGAGCTCATCGAGAAGATCGAGGAATGCACCACCGCAAAGAGACGATCATCGGTATTTGCGGCTCCGACGCGATCCGCTCGACGGCCGGCGGACCGGACGACCCGCTCGGACACCCCGTGACGTCCCCACTCTCGGCATGCCCTTCGCAGACGTAGGGCCGAGGACCGCGGGGAGCCCCAAACGGGCGTCTGAAGCCGCGCTCGGGGCTCCGACCGGGCGTTGCCGGTTGGGCGAGATTCTTCTCGCCAACCAGGCGATCACCGAGCAGCAGCTCGAGCATGCCCTGGCCCAGCAGGGGAGTCTGCAGCTTCCGCTCGGCGCGGTGCTGGTCAAGCTCAACTACGTCACGGACGACACCATGCGGCAGGCGCTGAGCAAGCAGCTCAACGTGCCCTTTATCGACCTCGAAAAGGTGACGATCGATCGCCGGCTTGCCCGCGTGATCAACCGGAGCTACGCGCGGCGCCATTCGGTGCTGCCGATCGCCCAAGTCGGCCGGACGCTGACCGTCGCCATGGACGATCCGACGGACGGAGCCGTGATCGATGAGCTGATGCGGCTCACGAGCTTCGGCATCACCGTTGTCACGTCCTCGAGCCGGGCGATCCAGCGGGCGTTCCGGCGCCTCTATGAAGCGGCGCCGGAAGCGCCCGGGACACTTGACGCCCATCTGATTACGCCGGTGGACCCTCCTTCCGACGTGGGCCGGGGTTCGTCGGCCACCGGCGACGAACAGGCAACCCGGCGCGCGGATGAGCTCTTTCGGCAGATCCTCTTTCGCGCGCTCGAAAGCCGCTGCAGTGACATCCATCTGGAGATGTTGCCGTCGGGGCTGCACGTGCGTTACCGGGTCGACGGTGTCCTGCGTCAGGCGCACTTTGGGAGGCTGCAGGACAATCTCGATCAGAACATGCGCGAGATCACGTCGCGAATCAGGATTCTCTCCAAGCTCGACATCGCCGAGCGGCGTCGCCCGCAAGACGGCAGCTTCCAGGTGTCGGTCAACCGCGGCGCGAGCACGGTCACGATCGACCTGCGCGTCTCGGTCATCCCGAGCTACTCGGGCGAGAGCGTCGTCATCCGGATTCTGGATCGAGCGCGGGCGCCGCGCTCCATTGCCGAGCTCGATCTGTCGCCCGTCGTCTCATCCCGTCTCGACGAGCTGCTCCAGCGCACCACCGGCATCTTCCTGGTCACCGGGCCCACCGGGTCCGGCAAATCGACGACACTCTACGCCTGTTTGATGAACCTTCACCGCCCGGAGATCCGCATCCTCACCGCGGAGGACCCGGTGGAGTACGTCTACGACGAACTGAGCCAATCGGAAGTCAACGACGAGATCGGCAACACGTTCGCTGGGTATCTCCGGGCGTTTCTCCGGCATGACCCGGAAATCATCATGGTTGGCGAGATTCGTGACCAGGAAACCGCGGAGATGGCCTTCCGCGCCGCCCAGACCGGGCACCTCCTCCTCAGCACGCTGCACACCAACAGCGCGATTGCTGCGCTCCCGCGGCTGCTCGATCTCAAGATCGAGTCTTCGCTCATCGGCTCGTCGCTCATCGGAGTCATGTCGCAGCGACTCGTTCGCCGGATCTGCCCATCCTGCCGGCAGGAATACGCGCCATCGCCTGAAGTGCTCAACGAGTTCTTCGAGACCGTGCCGACCCACGTGAAGCTCTTCCGAGGGGTGGGGTGTGCCGACTGCGGCTTCAGCGGCTACAAAGGCCGGATGATGGTCGCCGATCTCTGGATGCCCGACGAGCAAGACGCGGGGCTCATCACCAGGCAGGCACCCTTCGACGAAATATGCGAGAGCGCACAGCGCACTACGTGCACCATGGCTCAGGATGCCCACGAGCGGCTGGTGGCGGGCACCACGACCGTCGAGGAACTGCTACGCGTGCTGCCGTACGGCGCCATCGTCGAGCATCGCCGACGATTTTCTCGCTGAGGCGGCGTCGGGCTTCGGGGAGTCCGGTGCCTCCATGCCGCCTCCGTCCCGAGGACGAGGGAGCAGGGCGAATCTCCCCGTTGCACCACGCCGGGCCGGAGTATACAGGAAGGGATGCGAGACCCCTTTGATGGCGCCACCGCCGTCGCGATGGGGAAGACTCGATGAAAGGCGGCTTTTCGGGCTTTCACGTTATAGGGCCAGTGACCGCGTGAGCCCCGAGCGTCGCGAAACTCACCAGACCGAGGAATTCGTCAAGTAGCCGCGCCTTGAGCGTCATTGTCATTCCAGAGTGGACCTTCTCGCCTCCGGGCTATTTCGAAGAGCCGGTTCATATGACGCGCGAGGCTTACGGGATGACCATTGCAGACGGCAAGGTTGAGGCACGAGTTGACTCTTCCGTCTTCGATAGCGATTCGTCTATTCGCCAATCCCTCCACGAGGCATTGAGTGACCGGTTCCTTGGCGTGCAGGTGTTAACCCATCGGCCCTACCAATTGTCCGGCCCCACCATGACCCGATTGCACCCGGATGGGCGAAGGGACAGATTCATAGAGCCGGAGTCCGGCGAAATTAAGTTGTCTGGTGAAACCCTCGACATCCAAGTCAGGGACAAAGACGATAACGTCTTGATGGATACGCGGCGCGAGCGCGTACATCGCAAAGGGGACCTGGCAGAACTCGTCGAAAAGTACCGTGCGAAAGACGCGGTGCTCGCCTCGCTGCTGCGCAGCTACCACGCAGCGGTAAGAGACCCTGACAACGAGTTGGTCCACCTCTTCGAGATTCGTGACGCACTTACGAGACGCTTCGAAGGGGAAACTGAAGCGCGGTCCGTGCTCGGTATCAGCTCGAGGAGTTGGTCGAGGTTGGGGCGTCTCGCTAACGCCGAGCCTCTTCGCCAAGGCCGACATCGGGGCAAAGCGGAGGGTCCATTGCGCGATGCTACGGAGAGCGAGCTGGCGGAGGCACGGGTTATCGCCCTCAGGCTGAATGAGGCGTATCTAGGCTACCTCGATGCGACGAACTGCCCGGAGGCGGGATCATGAGCGCAGCGCCGATTGGCCGTACGTCTGACGGTCCTGTCCGGGATGGAGGGAAACCGCCGTGCTGATACGGCCTTCAGAAATTCCTGTGCGGGAGCGCCGGGAAGTCCAGTGATGGGGGGCGGGGTGCCGGAGATCCGCTCGATCAGTGCCGTCACGCTTGCCACGCGCGATATGGCGCGATCCGTGCGGTTCTATGAGGCACTCGGATTTTCGATATCCTCCGGGGGCGAGATAGACGCCTTCACATCGTTCCGGATCGGGACGGGATACCTGAACCTTGCGAGAGCCGATGATCAACCGCCTTCGACGGGGAGGGTGCGCGTCATTTTTTACGTCGACGATGTTGACGTCATGTACGCATATGTCCTGGCTCAGGGGTTCACGCCGGAGGCGCCCCCCCGGGACGCGCCGTGGGGCGAACGCTACTTTCACCTGACCGACCCCGACGGCCACGCCCTTTCGTTCGCCCGGCCCTTACGGGGTGCCGACGGCTGACAGCACGATCGCCTTCCTCTTGCTGGGCGGCTTCGTTGACGGGTCCTGGTCTTGGGATCGCGGCGCGGAGATTTCGGGACCTACGTGCATCGGGTAGCCCTAGGGAGCCTCAGGCTTGCCCGGGGGAGATTCAATTGAATCAGGCATGGCCGGTCACGGGGAGCGAGGGAGTCACATCGGGGCGCCTACGCGTGGCTTTGGCCGGGCCGATGGAACCGGGCTTGCCCGGGGGAGGTCCCGGGTTCGGTGCGACTCCCAGTGCGACTCAGCCATCACCTCAGTCTCCGGCGGCGAGGCCGGGCGTCCGTCGAAGAACACCGCGACCTGCTCGCCCAGCGGGCGTTTGCGGTTGATCCTGACGAAGATGCTCCACTCGTCGTGGGCGCCGCTCGAATACGCGCTCGAGGCCCTGAGCGCGTGGTAGCGGACGAAGGCCTGCCGGCGCGCGGAGTCCGCGGCGATGCCCGCGCGCAGCTTTTCGTCACCGCCCGCGCGGGCGCTGAGCCAGCGGTCGATGCACCCGGTGACGTCGACGCGCAGGCAGCCGAAGAATGCGCGCATGTCGTTCGGGCCGGTGAAGTGGACCATGTCGAAGTCGCGGCCCATACTGTCCTCCCCCGCGAGCACGGCCGTCCACATCACCATGTAGTCCGTGCCGCCCGGAGATTTGCTGCCCACGTCGGGCATCTGGTACCGGCCCGGGTCCAGCACCCACACCGCGCCGCCGTACGCCTTCTCGAGCCTCCTCTTGACCGACGCGGCGATCTCCAGGTTTGTCTCGACATGCCCGCCGCCTCGCGGGCTGATCGGCGTGCTCGCGTAGACGATGAGCTTGCCGGCCCGCCGCTGCGCGCGGGCGTCCTGGCGGGCGCGCTGGGCCTGGGTCGCGATGACGGCGTCGAAGGCGGGATCCGCGCAGTACTTCATGCCGACCGCGGTGGTCACGACGGCCTTGGGCGCCGCGCACTCAGCCGCGGGCGCCGCCGCCGGGACGACGTCCGTCGCGAGGGTAAGGACTAGGACGGTCGCGCTCCACCGCATGCTCGCGTCTCCCTGCAGCCGGGCCGATTAGCGACGGGACGGAAGGGCCGGCCGAGCGTAGCGCCCGCGGGCGAAGGGGTCAAGGAGCGGCGGGGCCATTGACCCGACGAACGCCGAAACCTATGCTCTCGGAGCCCTATGGATACTGAAGCGTTCAGGGACTTCGAGCGCGCCGCGCACGACCGGGTTGCCGACGGCTACCACGACTTCTTCGAGCCGGTGACCGGCGGCGCGGTCGCGGCGCTGCTCGACGCCGCGGGCGTGCGCTCGGGCTGTCGCGTTCTCGACGTCGCGACCGGCCCGGGCGGCGTCGCCGCGGCTGCAGCCGCCCGCGGAGCGCAGAGCGTCGTGGCCGTCGACCTCTCGCCGAGGATGGTCGCCCTCGCCGCGAGCCTTCATCCGGGGGTCGAGTTCCGCGAGGCCGATGCGGAGGCGCTGCCTTTCGACGCGGGCGCCTTCGACGCGGTCGTCAGCAACTTCGGCGTCGGCCACTTCCCGAGGCCGGAGCGCGCCGTCGCGGAGTTCGCGCGCGTCCTCGCGCGCGGCGGAATGGCCGCGGTCACATGGTGGGAAGTTCCCGCGCGGAACCGCGTGAACGGCGTGTTCTTCGACGCCGTGAGCCGGGCTGAAGCCCCGCCGCCGCTGGATTTGCCCGCGGGCCCTGCCGTGTTCCGCTTCTCCGACGAGGCGGAGCTCCTGTCGCTTCTCAGCGGCGCAGGGTTCGTCGACGTCGCGGCCGGCGAGGTGACGTGGGTGCATCCTGTCCCGAACGCCGAGGCGTGGTGGCGAGGTGGTCTTGGCAGTCTCGCGCGGGCCTCGGCCAGCATTCTCGGCCAGGCGCCGGCGATGCAGCGGAGGATCCGCGCCGCCTTCGACCGCCTCGTGGTGCCTTACGCCGCCGAGGGCGGCTTTCGCGTGCCCTGCGCGGCCAGAGTCGCCTCGGGACGGAAGCCGTAACGCCCCCGGTATGAATCCGGCTACCGCCGCCGGAAGATTTTGTGTAGGCTTGGGAGGCTCATGAGCTCACCCGAGTCGATTCGCGGCCGTGCCGTCGTCGTCCAGCCGGGCCAGGGCCCCTCGTACTGGCAGCCCGTTCACGCCAACGGCCACGC is part of the Candidatus Rokuibacteriota bacterium genome and harbors:
- a CDS encoding tyrosine-type recombinase/integrase produces the protein MIPRGHTFASRLTMEGVDLLTIKELGGWRSLSRVSRYAHLSPSHRSQAIERLVTRATTGEDAPVAGAQ
- a CDS encoding GspE/PulE family protein; protein product: MGEILLANQAITEQQLEHALAQQGSLQLPLGAVLVKLNYVTDDTMRQALSKQLNVPFIDLEKVTIDRRLARVINRSYARRHSVLPIAQVGRTLTVAMDDPTDGAVIDELMRLTSFGITVVTSSSRAIQRAFRRLYEAAPEAPGTLDAHLITPVDPPSDVGRGSSATGDEQATRRADELFRQILFRALESRCSDIHLEMLPSGLHVRYRVDGVLRQAHFGRLQDNLDQNMREITSRIRILSKLDIAERRRPQDGSFQVSVNRGASTVTIDLRVSVIPSYSGESVVIRILDRARAPRSIAELDLSPVVSSRLDELLQRTTGIFLVTGPTGSGKSTTLYACLMNLHRPEIRILTAEDPVEYVYDELSQSEVNDEIGNTFAGYLRAFLRHDPEIIMVGEIRDQETAEMAFRAAQTGHLLLSTLHTNSAIAALPRLLDLKIESSLIGSSLIGVMSQRLVRRICPSCRQEYAPSPEVLNEFFETVPTHVKLFRGVGCADCGFSGYKGRMMVADLWMPDEQDAGLITRQAPFDEICESAQRTTCTMAQDAHERLVAGTTTVEELLRVLPYGAIVEHRRRFSR
- a CDS encoding VOC family protein encodes the protein MPEIRSISAVTLATRDMARSVRFYEALGFSISSGGEIDAFTSFRIGTGYLNLARADDQPPSTGRVRVIFYVDDVDVMYAYVLAQGFTPEAPPRDAPWGERYFHLTDPDGHALSFARPLRGADG
- a CDS encoding methyltransferase domain-containing protein, with the translated sequence MDTEAFRDFERAAHDRVADGYHDFFEPVTGGAVAALLDAAGVRSGCRVLDVATGPGGVAAAAAARGAQSVVAVDLSPRMVALAASLHPGVEFREADAEALPFDAGAFDAVVSNFGVGHFPRPERAVAEFARVLARGGMAAVTWWEVPARNRVNGVFFDAVSRAEAPPPLDLPAGPAVFRFSDEAELLSLLSGAGFVDVAAGEVTWVHPVPNAEAWWRGGLGSLARASASILGQAPAMQRRIRAAFDRLVVPYAAEGGFRVPCAARVASGRKP
- a CDS encoding response regulator, producing the protein MRVKLRRPESRRRPRTKVNWPVVVELDDRVLHGETIDVSQFGVKVRLGERLEDASLVTLHLNPPQGCPVDARAIVWRTDDDGSIFLFLKKTPAVLLPGNDKHSPALRVLTILVVDDDPSVGPLTRDILGSAEYLVLFTDDPVEAIRLARHRPGNIDLLLVDVVMPLMDGRKLARRVLDLRPKVKVLLMTGFEMSSLRDTGWPVIAKPFGITELIEKIEECTTAKRRSSVFAAPTRSARRPADRTTRSDTP